The following are from one region of the Vicugna pacos chromosome 9, VicPac4, whole genome shotgun sequence genome:
- the CCDC106 gene encoding coiled-coil domain-containing protein 106, translating into MNDRNSRRRTVKKDNETFEISIPFDETPHLDPQIFYSLSPSRGNFEEPPEPASPTVALMNGVRAQLHMALERNSWLQKRIEDLEEERDFLRCQLDKFISSARMDAEDHCRVKPVLRRVEGDGRGGAGGEASDPESAASSLSGVSEEGSNIERKRQKQKGGTGRRRFSKPKARERQRVKDADGVLCRYKKILGTFQKLKSMSRAFEHHRVDRNTVALTTPIAELLIVAPEKLAEVGEFDPSKERLLEYSRRCFLALDDETLKKVQALKKSKLLLPITYRFKR; encoded by the exons ATGAATGACCGAAACAGCCGGAGGAGAACAG TGAAGAAGGACAATGAGACCTTTGAGATTTCCATCCCCTTCGATGAGACGCCCCACCTAGACCCACAGATCTTTTACAGTCTGAGCCCCTCTCGGGGAAACTTCGAGG AGCCTCCGGAGCCTGCATCCCCGACTGTGGCCCTGATGAACGGTGTCAGGGCCCAGCTGCACATGGCCCTGGAGAGGAATTCCTGGCTGCAGAAGCGCATTGAGGacttggaggaggagagggactTCCTGAGGTGTCAGCTGGACAAATTCATCTCCTCCGCCCGCATGGATGCAG AGGACCACTGCCGGGTAAAGCCTGTGCTCCGGAGGGTTGAGGGGGACGgccgaggtggggctgggggcgagGCCTCAGACCCGGAGTCGGCTGCCTCCTCGCTCAGTGGAGTGTCTGAAGAAGGCAGTAACATcgagaggaagaggcagaagcaGAAAGGAGGCACCGGCCGGCGGCGATTCTCGAAGCCCAAGGCCCGGGAGAGGCAGCGGG TGAAGGACGCCGACGGGGTGCTCTGCCGCTACAAGAAGATCCTGGGCACCTTCCAGAAGCTGAAGAGCATGTCTCGGGCCTTCGAGCACCACCGCGTGGATCGCAACACGGTGGCGCTGACCACGCCCATCGCAGAGCTGCTCATCGTGGCCCCCGAGAAGCTGGCGGAGGTGGGCGAGTTTGACCCTTCCAAGGAACGTCTGCTGGAGTACTCGCGCCGCTGCTTCCTGGCCCTGGACGATGAGACCCTCAAAAAGGTGCAGGCCCTCAAAAAGAGCAAGCTGCTGCTTCCCATAACTTACCGCTTCAAGCGGTGA